The following proteins come from a genomic window of Nocardiopsis sp. YSL2:
- a CDS encoding PHB depolymerase family esterase, whose translation MTNERTNPLARVAGILAATVLPLMAALFLAPPAASAATLTEIDDFGSNPSDLRMFLYVPDSVVEEPPILVAQHWCTGTGPVFHANTEYAALADQHGFIVVYPSVTRSSQCFDVSSPEALRRDGGSDPVGIRSMVDYTVRTHGADTERIFVTGVSSGAMMTNVMLANYPDVFAAGSAFAGVPFGCFATSDGSGWNNECSNGRIDHTPQEWGDLVRDSYPGYAGPRPRMQLWHGSEDDVLHYANFNEEIEQWTNVHGLGTDPAATDRPRSHWERTRYGSTGDQAPVEAISVEGVGHNVITSGMAAHVITFFGLDQGTGPGPDPDPGEGDCRVTASTNGWNTGLTAALTITNTGDTPVEDWSLEFTLPEGQSIGSGWNATYSPSSGTVVATHAAHNATIAPGAEVGIGYQASHTGDAGAPTGFTLNGTECTAG comes from the coding sequence GTGACCAACGAACGCACGAACCCCCTGGCCAGGGTGGCCGGCATCCTCGCCGCCACCGTCCTGCCGCTGATGGCGGCGCTGTTCCTGGCCCCTCCGGCGGCCTCGGCCGCCACCCTGACCGAGATCGACGACTTCGGCTCCAACCCCAGCGACCTGCGCATGTTCCTCTACGTCCCCGACAGCGTCGTCGAGGAGCCACCGATCCTCGTGGCGCAGCACTGGTGCACCGGGACCGGACCCGTCTTCCACGCCAACACCGAGTACGCCGCGCTGGCCGACCAGCACGGCTTCATCGTCGTCTACCCGTCCGTCACGCGCAGCAGCCAGTGCTTCGACGTCTCCTCCCCCGAGGCCCTGCGGCGCGACGGCGGCAGCGACCCGGTCGGCATCCGCTCGATGGTCGACTACACCGTCCGCACCCACGGCGCCGACACCGAGCGCATCTTCGTCACCGGTGTCTCCTCCGGCGCCATGATGACCAACGTGATGCTGGCCAACTACCCCGACGTGTTCGCGGCGGGCTCGGCGTTCGCCGGCGTGCCGTTCGGATGTTTCGCGACCTCCGACGGCTCGGGGTGGAACAACGAGTGCTCCAACGGCCGGATCGACCACACCCCGCAGGAGTGGGGCGACCTGGTCCGGGACTCCTACCCCGGCTACGCGGGCCCGCGTCCGCGTATGCAGCTGTGGCACGGCAGCGAGGACGACGTCCTGCACTACGCGAACTTCAACGAGGAGATCGAACAGTGGACGAACGTCCACGGCCTGGGCACGGACCCCGCCGCCACCGACCGGCCCCGGTCCCACTGGGAGCGGACGCGCTACGGATCGACCGGTGACCAGGCGCCGGTGGAGGCGATCAGCGTGGAGGGCGTCGGGCACAACGTGATCACCTCCGGCATGGCCGCCCACGTGATCACCTTCTTCGGCCTGGACCAGGGCACCGGCCCCGGGCCCGACCCGGACCCGGGGGAGGGCGACTGCCGCGTCACGGCCTCGACCAACGGCTGGAACACCGGGCTCACCGCCGCGCTGACCATCACCAACACCGGCGACACCCCCGTCGAGGACTGGTCCCTGGAGTTCACCCTCCCGGAGGGGCAGAGCATCGGCTCCGGTTGGAACGCCACCTACAGCCCGAGCAGTGGGACGGTCGTCGCCACCCACGCCGCCCACAACGCGACCATCGCCCCGGGCGCCGAGGTGGGCATCGGCTACCAGGCGTCGCACACCGGTGACGCCGGTGCGCCGACCGGCTTCACCCTCAACGGAACGGAGTGCACCGCGGGCTGA
- a CDS encoding nitroreductase family deazaflavin-dependent oxidoreductase, producing MPMSRPPTTPMRRALFRAPIWIYRLGLGPLMGRRFVLLTHRGRTSGTARQAVLEVVGANESTGTVLVASGYGRRSQWYRNILAEPRVLFQLGAHRHRGRAAPLPPEEAGQALAHYAQRHPAAAWTLLGALGFEVDGSAESFARVGADPDGVPIVRLAPTDPPRSDFPDLSER from the coding sequence ATGCCGATGTCCCGACCGCCGACCACACCGATGCGCCGGGCCCTGTTCCGCGCACCGATCTGGATCTACCGGTTGGGACTGGGCCCGCTGATGGGACGCCGCTTCGTGCTGCTGACGCACAGGGGGCGTACGAGCGGGACGGCGCGCCAGGCCGTGCTGGAGGTGGTCGGCGCCAACGAGTCCACGGGCACGGTCCTGGTGGCGTCGGGGTACGGGCGCCGGTCGCAGTGGTACCGCAACATCCTGGCCGAGCCGCGGGTGCTGTTCCAGCTGGGCGCGCACCGGCACCGGGGCCGGGCCGCGCCGCTGCCCCCGGAGGAGGCCGGGCAGGCGCTGGCGCACTACGCTCAGCGCCACCCGGCGGCCGCGTGGACGCTCCTGGGCGCGCTGGGCTTCGAGGTGGACGGGTCCGCGGAGTCCTTCGCGCGCGTGGGCGCCGACCCCGACGGCGTCCCGATCGTCCGGCTCGCGCCGACCGACCCGCCGAGGTCCGACTTCCCGGACCTCTCCGAACGGTAG